A genomic region of Mycobacterium sp. Aquia_213 contains the following coding sequences:
- a CDS encoding erythromycin esterase family protein, translating to MTRSADVTQHSPRRVFRDRREAGRVLATLLSAYRGRRDVIVLGLARGGMPVAWEVAAALHAPLDAFIVRKLGAPGHEEFAVGALASGGRVVVNDDMVRGLRITPQELRAVAEREGRELVRREAAYRGGRPPLDVTGKTAILVDDGLATGASMFAAVQALREAEPAHIVIAVPAAPESTCREFAGLVDDVVCASMPTPFFAVGESFWDFRQVSDEEVRQLLATPTTEVAISRPAMPTPAEVISSVAIDAPDGIPPPETLEQLIGDARIVLIGESSHGTHEFYEARAAMTKWLIDEKGFCAVAAEADWPDAYRVNRFVRGLGADETADDALSGFERFPAWMWRNTVVRDFVDWLRIRNRRQESNGQRQAGFYGLDLYSLHRSMHEVITYLEEIDPKAAGRARERYSCFDHASADDAQAYGFSAAFGAGPSCENQAIEQLVDIQRNALAYARRDGLLAEDELFYTQQNAQTVRNAEIYYRAMFSGRVTSWNLRDKHMAQTLDALLKHLDRHQEVPSARIVVWAHNSHVGDARATEVAADGQLTLGQLVRQQYGEQSRLIGFSTYGGTVTAASEWGGIAERKAVRPALNGSIEELLHETGRNAFLVSADISPEVAEPLSVVRLGRAIGVIYLPATERQSHYFHVRPADQFDAMIHIDRTRALEPLEPTSLWIAGETPETYPTGL from the coding sequence ATGACCAGATCAGCTGATGTCACCCAGCATTCGCCGCGACGCGTGTTCCGCGATCGCCGCGAGGCCGGCCGAGTGTTGGCAACCCTCCTCAGCGCCTATCGCGGCCGACGGGATGTGATCGTTCTGGGCCTGGCGAGGGGTGGAATGCCTGTCGCGTGGGAGGTGGCGGCCGCGCTGCACGCCCCGCTTGATGCGTTTATCGTGCGCAAACTCGGTGCCCCCGGTCACGAGGAGTTTGCGGTCGGAGCGTTGGCGAGTGGGGGGCGTGTCGTGGTCAACGACGACATGGTGCGGGGCTTGCGCATTACGCCCCAGGAACTGCGCGCCGTCGCCGAGCGTGAGGGGCGGGAACTGGTTCGGCGTGAGGCCGCGTATCGCGGCGGACGCCCACCGCTCGACGTGACCGGCAAGACGGCCATCCTCGTCGATGACGGGTTGGCCACCGGCGCAAGCATGTTCGCGGCGGTGCAGGCGTTACGCGAAGCCGAGCCCGCGCATATCGTGATCGCGGTGCCGGCGGCGCCGGAATCCACCTGCCGGGAATTCGCCGGGTTGGTCGACGACGTCGTGTGCGCGAGTATGCCTACCCCATTTTTCGCTGTCGGAGAGTCGTTCTGGGATTTCCGCCAAGTCTCCGACGAGGAGGTTCGCCAGCTGCTGGCCACGCCGACGACGGAGGTCGCGATTAGCAGGCCCGCTATGCCAACACCGGCCGAGGTGATTAGCAGCGTGGCCATTGATGCCCCGGACGGTATCCCGCCGCCCGAGACCCTGGAGCAGCTCATTGGTGACGCGCGGATCGTCTTGATCGGCGAGAGCTCACATGGGACTCACGAGTTCTACGAGGCTCGGGCCGCGATGACGAAATGGTTGATCGACGAAAAGGGTTTCTGCGCCGTCGCCGCGGAGGCCGACTGGCCCGACGCGTATCGAGTGAATCGCTTCGTCCGCGGGCTTGGCGCGGATGAGACCGCCGATGACGCGTTGAGCGGATTTGAGCGGTTTCCGGCTTGGATGTGGCGCAACACCGTCGTTCGTGACTTCGTCGACTGGCTACGCATACGCAATCGACGGCAGGAATCAAACGGTCAGCGGCAGGCCGGCTTCTACGGGCTTGATCTCTACAGCCTTCACCGTTCGATGCACGAAGTGATCACCTACCTCGAGGAAATCGACCCGAAGGCGGCGGGGCGCGCGCGGGAGCGCTATTCGTGCTTTGATCACGCTTCGGCCGACGACGCTCAGGCGTACGGCTTTTCGGCGGCCTTCGGTGCTGGGCCTTCGTGTGAAAACCAGGCAATCGAGCAGCTGGTTGACATCCAACGCAATGCGTTGGCCTATGCGCGCCGGGACGGACTGCTCGCCGAAGACGAATTGTTCTACACGCAGCAAAATGCACAAACCGTGCGCAACGCCGAGATTTACTACCGTGCGATGTTCAGCGGCCGCGTCACCTCGTGGAACTTGCGCGACAAGCACATGGCGCAGACACTTGACGCGCTGCTCAAACATCTAGACCGCCACCAAGAGGTGCCATCGGCACGAATAGTGGTGTGGGCACATAACTCTCATGTTGGGGACGCGCGGGCGACCGAGGTCGCAGCCGACGGCCAGCTCACACTTGGTCAACTAGTTCGCCAGCAGTATGGCGAGCAGTCGCGCCTCATCGGGTTCAGCACGTACGGCGGCACGGTGACGGCGGCCAGCGAATGGGGCGGTATTGCCGAAAGAAAGGCCGTTCGCCCGGCGCTCAATGGCAGTATCGAGGAACTGCTGCACGAGACCGGCAGGAACGCATTCCTGGTATCGGCAGACATAAGTCCGGAAGTCGCAGAACCTCTCAGCGTAGTTCGATTGGGACGCGCCATCGGAGTGATCTACCTGCCCGCCACCGAACGGCAAAGCCACTACTTCCATGTCCGGCCGGCCGACCAATTCGATGCGATGATCCACATCGATAGGACCCGTGCGCTCGAACCGCTGGAACCCACGAGTCTCTGGATTGCCGGCGAAACGCCGGAAACGTATCCGACTGGTTTGTAA
- a CDS encoding universal stress protein, translating to MNELPTSRPVVVGIDGSKAAIHAALWAVDEAVSRDVPLRLLYAVDHSDAQDAEVNAMAGRLAAAETAIRRVLTSIEGTGPAVKIETEIAQGAPIGSLIRASASASMVCVGAVGLRHFQAGRMGSTAAALAISARCPVAIIRGQHDHPAQPPHEIVVEIDHSAENGVLLGAAMEEAQLRNSTVHAVVRAQTTLGDDEEARDCDRRARADLDRRLARWRRRYPNLAVDAAVIHGDFLDYLAHNCRTPKLAVVSARNHEHLNELFGPIGSSILQGAECSLLIADHQHL from the coding sequence ATGAACGAGCTACCTACCTCTCGGCCAGTCGTAGTCGGTATCGACGGCTCGAAGGCGGCGATACACGCGGCGCTCTGGGCGGTCGATGAAGCGGTGAGCCGCGATGTCCCCTTGCGTCTCCTGTACGCGGTTGACCATTCTGACGCCCAGGACGCAGAAGTGAATGCCATGGCCGGCAGGCTGGCCGCCGCGGAAACCGCGATCCGGCGCGTACTCACGTCGATCGAAGGCACGGGCCCTGCGGTGAAGATCGAGACCGAGATCGCCCAAGGGGCGCCAATCGGATCGTTGATTCGCGCGTCGGCATCAGCATCGATGGTGTGTGTGGGGGCGGTCGGACTACGCCACTTTCAAGCGGGCAGGATGGGTTCCACCGCTGCAGCTCTGGCGATTTCAGCGCGGTGCCCCGTGGCGATTATTCGCGGCCAACATGACCACCCCGCACAGCCTCCGCATGAGATTGTCGTCGAAATAGACCATTCCGCCGAGAACGGTGTGCTGCTGGGCGCTGCCATGGAGGAAGCGCAGCTACGCAACTCGACCGTGCACGCAGTAGTGCGCGCGCAGACGACATTGGGCGATGACGAAGAGGCGCGCGACTGCGATCGGCGCGCACGCGCTGACCTGGATCGCCGGCTGGCTCGATGGAGGCGACGCTATCCGAACCTCGCAGTCGACGCGGCGGTCATCCATGGCGACTTTTTGGATTACCTGGCTCACAACTGCCGAACGCCGAAGTTGGCGGTCGTCAGCGCTCGGAACCATGAGCATCTCAACGAACTTTTCGGGCCGATCGGCAGTTCCATACTGCAGGGCGCCGAGTGTTCGCTGCTCATCGCCGATCACCAACATTTGTGA